One genomic window of Daphnia pulex isolate KAP4 chromosome 10, ASM2113471v1 includes the following:
- the LOC124203802 gene encoding uncharacterized protein LOC124203802 isoform X2 produces the protein MGIWLSWKLIIASIFFLTSLTSSESPDPLTDPTSSDPREDKPPIKISSVKFESVCVNIYDSQTTKNSKKIYFHSPMALLNRLNVVSIHNQTVTQGILSVSFHIWNQEVKRNVTQHLSQLLSQQIEPSHVKVLPFDSVRLTSKVQSPDFSLTNEWRLYDNQPSLRFTLICPTREDCGRVKTQMLNFPKQFEHLQLEFNPKLNDDDCVNDGVISEENKLPAQDNKETMANLEVNFSKELIAIREETKKEFAAIFSEMFSEVQQMLEITEIELEATKTLLTSTRIELSQTKSTVDDLTTKLNAQTSELIDIGQMPTSCDDLQRTGHKLGGFFLVKGSKNMEVVYCNFFANQNDKQKWIGYVDVKSAPVHFYVQRNSNFDTTGTPIPFDLARVNEGNAMDLTSGKFTAPRPGIYFFSFTALASIYSSSSAVFYSRLYLNGNVIGSSHVYEANTPVDQNSPLTLQSTLNLKTGDQVWVQIAYYYDSSSHLLDSSYHMTHFTGFMLEEEIVVSL, from the exons atGGGAATTTGGTTGTCATGGAAACTGATAATTgcgtcgattttttttctgacaagTTTGACTTCTTCTGAATCGCCCGATCCTTTAACAGATCCCACCTCGTCCGATCCTCGCGAGGATAAACCGCCGATTAAAATTTCATCCGTGAAATTTGAGTCTGTTTGTGTCAACATTTACGACAGTCAAACAACTAAAAACAGCAAGAAAATCTATTTCCACTCGCCGATGGCTCTGCTAAATCGCCTGAATGTCGTTTCCATTCACAATCAAACGGTCACCCAGGGAATTCTCAGTGTCAGTTTTCACATCTGGAATCAAGaagtcaaaagaaatgtgACCCAGCATCTTTCGCAGCTCCTCAGTCAACAGATCGAGCCCAGTCACGTGAAAGTCCTTCCTTTCGACAGTGTCAGGCTGACCAGCAAAGTGCAATCTCCTGATTTCTCACTGACTAATGAGTGGCGCCTGTATGACAATCAGCCGTCACTCAGGTTTACCTTGATCTGCCCGACACGGGAAGATTGCGGTCGAGTGAAGACTCAAATGCTGAATTTTCCTAAACAATTTGAACATTTGCAACTTGAATTTAATCCTAAATTGAACGACG atGATTGTGTCAATGATGGGGTTATatctgaagaaaataaattgccAGCACAAGACAACAAAG aaacaatGGCAAATCTCGAAGTTAACTTTTCGAAAGAGCTAATCGCCATTAGGGAag AAACTAAAAAGGAATTTGCCGCAATCTTTTCAGAGATGTTTTcag AGGTACAACAAATGTTGGAAATTACCGAAATAGAGTTGGAAGCCACCAAAACATTATTGACCTCAACTAGGATCGAATTGAGTCAAACGAAATCCACCGTCGATGACCTGACGACCAAATTAAACG ccCAAACGAGTGAATTAATTGACATTGGTCAAATGCCAACCTCATGTGACGATCTGCAGCGGACGGGACACAAATTGGGCGGATTCTTTTTGGTAAAAGGATCGAAGAACATGGAAGTTGTTTACTGCAACTTTTTTGCTAATCAAAATG acaaa CAGAAATGGATTGGATACGTCGACGTCAAATCTgcgcccgtccatttctacgtccagagaaaTTCTAATTTTGACACAACTGGAACTCCGATTCCGTTCGATTTGGCGCGGGTGAACGAGGGAAATGCCATGGATTTGACGTCAGGGAAATTCACGGCACCgcgaccgggaatttattttttctctttcacggcACTGGCGAGTAtttattcttcatcttctgcTGTGTTTTATTCTCGTCTTTATTTGAACGGGAATGTAATCGGGTCGAGTCATGTTTACGAGGCAAACACCCCCGTTGATCAAAATAGTCCGTTGACCCTCCAGTCGA
- the LOC124203802 gene encoding uncharacterized protein LOC124203802 isoform X1, which produces MAHFSVVSLTQVVLLLVFIFWTPSSTGAAFSLEEEFLQLKENYIQMKQDATSLKSTAIEQQAKVTQLEAQLELNNELRQDLALKVTQLEAKNVQLEVKIQDQERRLTSLLEAAELPVSTDSKLFPVKKEISIRSTGRSGIPRSCRELRAADPSLSSGMHWIDPDGQGVGDNPIYVFCDMTSGSTSILHDSESSLNVGHCADAGCYSRSINYNSSMGQIKALMELSTECHQSIRYDCNYAPFESNGVAYSWWNDREGNAQYFWAGSNTDGVHTCQCGIDANCVDPAAKCNCDALAPLQLVDDGVITDKNVLPVTRLNFGRTQLETSSGVHTLGRLVCTGLVTLTGLPKSCKDLWLIGHTLNGFYSVMGSAMMESVYCDFTKLPDDAGFQKWIGYVDVKSAPVHFYVQRNSNFDTTGTPIPFDLARVNEGNAMDLTSGKFTAPRPGIYFFSFTALASIYSSSSAVFYSRLYLNGNVIGSSHVYEANTPVDQNSPLTLQSTLNLKTGDQVWVQIAYYYDSSSHLLDSSYHMTHFTGFMLEEEIVVSL; this is translated from the exons ATGGCGCATTTTTCTGTAGTTTCACTCACCCAAGTTGTTTTGCTGTTGGTTTTCATCTTCTGGACGCCGAGTTCAACTGGCGCTGCATTTTCCTTGGAGGAAGAATTCCTACAACTGAAGGAAAATTAT attcaaatgaaacaagacGCGACAAGTTTGAAATCGACAGCGATTGAACAGCAGGCAAAAGTAACACAACTGGAGGCGCAACTCGAACTAAAT AATGAACTGAGACAAGATTTGGCATTGAAAGTAACTCAATTAGAGGCCAAAAATGTCCAACTGGAAGTCAAAATTCAGGATCAAGAAAGAAGATTAACTTCCCTGTTGGAAGCGGCTGAACTTCCGGTTTCCactgattcaaaattatttccagttaaaaaagaaatttcaattcgatCAACTGGAAGGAGCGGAATTCCAAGGTCATGCAGAGAACTTCGTGCGGCCGATCCTTCACTTTCATCCGGAATGCACTGGATCGATCCGGACGGACAAGGTGTAGGCGATAACCCAATTTACGTTTTCTGCGATATGACATCAG GATCGACCTCAATTCTACACGATAGTGAATCTTCTTTAAATGTGGGACACTGCGCCGATGCCGGGTGCTATTCACGCTCCATCAACTACAATTCGTCAATGGGACAAATAAAAGCTTTGATGGAATTATCCACTGAATGCCATCAGTCGATTAGA TATGATTGCAACTATGCCCCATTCGAGTCAAATGGCGTCGCCTATTCCTGGTGGAACGACAGAGAAGGAAATGCGCAATACTTTTGGGCCGGAAGTAACACGGACGGAGTTCACACCTGCCAGTGCGGAATTGATGCAAATTGCGTCGATCCTGCGGCGAAATGCAATTGCGATGCTCTTGCACCACTTCAATTAGTCGACGACG GTGTCATTACCGACAAAAATGTTCTGCCCGTCACTCGTTTGAATTTCGGTCGAACTCAACTGGAAACTTCATCCGGCGTCCACACCCTTGGCCGACTCGTGTGCACCGGATTAGTGACTTTGACTGGACTGCCAAAGTCGTGCAAAGATTTGTGGTTGATTGGCCACACCCTGAACGGATTTTATTCCGTCATGGGATCGGCGATGATGGAATCGGTTTACTGCGATTTCACTAAACTCCCTGACGATGCGG GTTTCCAGAAATGGATTGGATACGTCGACGTCAAATCTgcgcccgtccatttctacgtccagagaaaTTCTAATTTTGACACAACTGGAACTCCGATTCCGTTCGATTTGGCGCGGGTGAACGAGGGAAATGCCATGGATTTGACGTCAGGGAAATTCACGGCACCgcgaccgggaatttattttttctctttcacggcACTGGCGAGTAtttattcttcatcttctgcTGTGTTTTATTCTCGTCTTTATTTGAACGGGAATGTAATCGGGTCGAGTCATGTTTACGAGGCAAACACCCCCGTTGATCAAAATAGTCCGTTGACCCTCCAGTCGA
- the LOC124203804 gene encoding cell wall protein DAN4-like produces MRLSLAIVMFLFIVGLHAHSFPEVADRINMINANRDLVSAGEFPYMSILLLNGDLCEGTLVGPSHILTAAQCLFGRNKTDAINFKVLLNTLTTDGGNGVVRVGVMNFIVHENFNPNTKDNDVALLVLQSPVTGVPTVTLPDIPQPTTTQPTAKPTTTTTKTTTKSTTKFMTTEKPTTAKATTNPTTKTTTTNKPTTQTTKTTTTTKNPTTNPTTNKPTTQTPKMSSMTQNTTTKTTTTTKNPTTNPTTSNKPTTQTTKTTTTTPNPTTQTTRMTTKTTTTTKNPTTNPTTTNKQTTQTTKMTTTTQNATTKPTTITTKLTTEFTTKSTTTNIKKKSVQITSKSMFNRAFSTYANSSAVLTGWGTTISPGGSISNTLLKANVVVRDNAICTSQYPAFVGNHMLCASFTGSVNPSTKTPVSTSKTPLSSTPSMPPTKPTTAKPLCSPALSDWESELVPLDYFFSGTGREQMRITTCKQGIDIGGPLFVDGVQVGINSVGYNIDCADPSYTGVYTRVTTYLDWIATKMANNM; encoded by the exons ATGCGTCTTTCTTTG gcAATAGTAATGTTTCTCTTCATCGTTGGTTTGCATGCCCATTCATTTCCCGAAG tGGCTGATCGTATTAACATGATAAATGCCAACAGAGATCTAGTTTCGGCTGGGGAATTTCCGTAcatg tctaTTTTGCTGCTAAATGGCGATTTATGTGAAGGAACTTTAGTTGGACCTTCCCACATCTTGACTGCAGCTCAATGTTTATTCGG TCGTAATAAAACGGATGCCATCAACTTCAAAGTTTTATTAAACACGCTCACAACGGATGGCGGCAATGGAGTCGTCCGTGTAGGAGTAATGAACTTTATAgttcatgaaaatttcaacCCAAATACCAAG GACAATGACGTGGCGCTATTAGTCTTACAATCGCCAGTTACAGGTGTACCCACTGTCACCCTTCCAGATATACCGCAACCGACTACAACACAACCGACCGCAAAACCGACTACAACAACTActaaaacaacaacgaaatcAACAACGAAGTTCATGACGACCGAAAAGCCCACAACAGCTAAAGCAACTACAAACCCAACCACAAAAACGACAACGACAAATAAACCGACAACACAAACcaccaaaacaacaactacgACCAAAAACCCGACGACGAATCCGACgacaaacaaaccaacaacaCAAACCCCCAAAATGTCATCTATGACCCAAAACACAACAACTAAAACAACAACTACGACTAAAAATCCGACGACAAATCCGACAACGtcaaacaaaccaacaacacaaacaaccaaaacgaCAACTACGACGCCAAAcccaacaacacaaacaaccCGAATGACAACTAAAACAACAACTACGACTAAAAATCCGACGACAAATCCGACaacgacaaacaaacaaacaacacaaacaaccaaaatgaCAACTACGACCCAAaacgcaacaacaaaaccaacaacaataacgACCAAATTAACGACAGAATTTACCACAAAATCCACAACAactaatataaaaaagaaatccgtgCAAATAACCTCTAAATCTATGTTTAATCGGGCTTTCAGTACTTATGCCAACAGCTCGGCCGTACTCACTGGATGGGGAACAACAATCTCTCCag GAGGAAGTATTTCAAATACATTGCTAAAAGCTAACGTTGTAGTGCGGGACAACGCGATCTGCACCAGTCAATATCCTGCTTTTGTCGGCAACCATATGTTGTGCGCCTCGTTTACAGGATCAGTAAACCCGTCAACAAAGACCCCAGTTTCTACATCGAAAACCCCTCTATCATCGACACCATCAATGCCGCCAACCAAACCAACAACGGCCAAACCCCTGTGTTCACCAGCACTCTCGGACTGGGAGTCTGAATTAGTGCCACTTGACTATTTCTTCAGTGGAACTGGAAGGGAACAGATGAGGATAACCACTTGCAAGCAG GGTATCGACATTGGCGGTCCGCTTTTCGTCGATGGAGTTCAAGTTGGTATAAATTCCGTTGGCTATAATATTGATTGTGCTGATCCTAGTTATACAGGCGTATACACGCGAGTCACCACTTACCTTGACTGGATTGCAACTAAGATGGCCAACAATATGTAA
- the LOC124203826 gene encoding hatching enzyme 1.2-like: MANTILPILAISAVAYFLIGSVTATPILKAAAAVEGEIYRASTNFVAGKPLTEELLKGDFSNIGKEMTDEFIPWGKQDPTLHEGDIKLYGDKNAILSKSYRWPNAQIPYQISAEYTSDQRKIIAYAMSAYHNNTCIRFVPRTCEKSYITISKTGNGCWSYVGMLGISAQQVSLDDECLTSPRPGVAMHELMHTAGFYHEHTRPDRDTYVKINFTNIQPQYANNFEKNLASQVTTLGLAYDYGSVMHYPQYVFAINKTYPTITPLIGKPALGQRTGFSLLDLQKLNALYCSASK, encoded by the exons ATGGCCAATACCATTTTACCAATTCTGGCAATTTCTGCGGTggcatattttttaattggatcAGTCACAGCGACGCCTATCTTGAAGGCTGCGGCTGCCGTGGAAGGGGAAATCTATCGG GCCAGCACAAATTTCGTAGCTGGAAAACCGCTGACTGAAGAATTATTGAAAGgagatttttcaaacattgGGAAAG AAATGACGGACGAGTTCATTCCGTGGGGCAAGCAAGATCCCACACTTCACGAAGGTGACATTAAGCTTTATGGGGACAAAAATGCTATCTTGAGTAAAAGCTACCGTTGGCCCAATGCACAAATTCCTTATCAAATCTCAGCTGAGTACA CGAGCGATCAACGTAAAATAATCGCCTACGCCATGAGCGCCTACCACAACAATACGTGTATCCGTTTCGTCCCACGAACCTGTGAAAAGAGTTACATAACGATTTCCAAAACTGGAAACGG TTGTTGGAGTTACGTTGGCATGCTAGGCATTTCAGCCCAACAAGTAAGCCTCGATGATGAATGTCTCACCAGTCCGAGGCCAGGAGTAGCCATGCACGAACTAATGCACACCGCTGGATTCTACCACGAACACACGCGTCCAGATCGTGACACCTACGTGAAGATCAACTTTACCAACATTCAGCCAC AATACGCCAACAacttcgaaaaaaatttagcttCACAGGTGACTACTCTTGGACTTGCTTACGACTATG GCTCTGTGATGCATTATCCTCAATATGTGTTTGCTATTAACAAAACTTATCCAACCATCACTCCACTTATTGGAAAGCCAGCATTGGGACAACGAACAGGATTCAGTTTG CTGGACCTCCAAAAATTGAACGCACTGTATTGCTCCGCATCGAAATAA
- the LOC124203806 gene encoding cell wall protein DAN4-like produces MLLSSRVVALLFFIVGLRAEWFSEVDDRMKQFNASGSPAVGGEFPYMSLLLLNGDLCEGTLVGPSHILTAAQCVFGFSTTDATDFQVLLNTLTTDGDAGVVNVGVTNFIIHENFDPITMDNDVALLVLQSSVTDVPTVTLPDIPQPITTEPTTIPTTTTKTTTTKMPTTTTTTTTKMPTTTTRMPTTTKTTTTTKMPTTTKTTTTTKMPTTTKTTTTTKRPITTKTTTKTTTKPKPTTTTKTTTKPTTKTTTKTTTKPTTKTTTKKPTTKPTTKRTTTKKKTRFLESISDIVRSDDLLNGKITNRASSSYADSPAVIIGWGTTIYPGGTLSNTLLKADVIVEDNEICASQYADFVGDNMLCATFTGSVNPPTENPIITTKVPIITTKDPITTTVVPTTTSGNPRPPSTANPLCSPALSDWATELVSLGYLFNRTAGRVHKRANTCEQGLDIGGPLFVDGVQVGINSFGYNVDCADPNYTGLYTRVTAYLEWIATTMANNM; encoded by the exons ATGCTTCTTTCTTCTCGG gTTGTAGCCCTGCTTTTCTTCATTGTTGGTTTGCGTGCCGAATGGTTTTCTGAAG TGGACGATCGtatgaaacaatttaatgCCAGTGGATCCCCTGCTGTGGGAGGGGAATTTCCGTATATg TCTCTTTTGCTGCTGAATGGCGATTTATGCGAAGGAACTTTAGTTGGACCTTCCCATATCTTGACTGCAGCTCAATGTGTATTCGG GTTTTCTACAACAGATGCCACCGACTTCCAAGTTTTGTTGAACACGCTCACAACGGATGGCGACGCAGGAGTCGTCAACGTAGGAGTAACGAATTTTATAATTCATGAAAATTTCGACCCAATTACCATG GATAACGACGTCGCTCTATTGGTCTTACAATCATCAGTTACAGATGTGCCAACTGTTACCCTTCCAGATATACCGCAACCGATAACAACTGAACCGACCACAATACCAACTACAACAACTAAAACAACCACGACCAAAATGCccacaacaactacaacaacaacgaccaaaATGCCCACAACCACGACCAGAATGCCCACAAcaactaaaacaacaacaacgacaaaaaTGCCCACAAcaactaaaacaacaacaacgacaaaaaTGCCCACAACAACTAAAACAACAACCACGACCAAAAGGCCCATAACAACTAAAACAACTACAAAGACGAccacaaaaccaaaaccaacaacaacaactaagaCGACCACAAAACCAacaacgaaaacaacaactaagACTACCACAAAACCAACAACGAAAACGACgaccaaaaaaccaacaacaaaacccaCCACAAAACGCACaacaactaaaaagaaaaccagatTTCTAGAATCGATTTCTGATATAGTACGTTCTGACGATTTGTTGAATGGTAAAATAACTAATCGAGCCTCCAGTTCGTATGCTGATAGCCCGGCCGTCATTATTGGATGGGGAACAACAATCTATCCAG GAGGAACCCTTTCAAATACATTATTAAAAGCTGATGTCATTGTGGAGGACAATGAAATCTGCGCCAGTCAATATGCTGATTTCGTCGGCGATAATATGCTGTGTGCCACGTTTACAGGATCTGTAAACCCGCCAACGGAAAACCCGATTATTACAACGAAGGTTCCGATTATTACAACGAAGGATCCGATTACTACAACGGTGGTTCCGACTACTACATCAGGAAACCCTCGACCGCCATCAACGGCCAATCCGTTGTGTTCACCAGCACTCTCGGACTGGGCAACTGAATTAGTGTCACTGGGATATTTATTCAATAGAACTGCTGGAAGGGTACACAAGAGGGCAAACACTTGCGAGCAG GGTCTCGACATTGGCGGTCCGCTTTTCGTTGATGGAGTTCAAGTTGGTATAAATTCCTTCGGCTACAATGTTGATTGTGCTGATCCTAATTATACCGGCTTATACACCCGAGTCACCGCTTATCTTGAGTGGATTGCAACTACGATGGCTAACAATATGTAG
- the LOC124203830 gene encoding hatching enzyme 1.2-like, whose product MTNTFPTILAISGVTCFFIGSVTASPIFKPSLESLIDQATANFVAGKPLTEELLQRNFSNIGKEIRDGFIPWNKQDPTLHEGDIMLRGDKNAILDNSYRWPNARIPYEISAQYTTEQRTVIAFAMSAYHDNTCIRFVPRTCERNYLTILKTGGGCWAMLGMVNTGAQKVSLDDGCIASWAPGVVMHELMHAAGFYHEHTRPDRDNYVTINFNNILPGYAFNFDKRTDSTTLGFEYDYGSTMHYPRDAFAVDKSISTINAIFGNPVMGQQKGFSPLDIQKLNALYCSAAN is encoded by the exons ATGACCAATACCTTTCCAACAATCCTGGCCATTTCCGGGGTGACGTGTTTCTTTATTGGATCAGTCACAGCTTCGCCAATCTTTAAACCTTCGTTGGAAAGTTTAATCGATCAG GCCACCGCAAATTTCGTAGCTGGAAAACCGTTGACTGAAGAATtattacaaagaaatttttccaacaTAGGGAAAG AAATAAGAGACGGGTTCATTCCATGGAACAAACAAGATCCCACGCTTCACGAAGGTGACATTATGTTACGTGGGGACAAAAATGCTATCTTGGACAATAGCTACCGTTGGCCCAACGCACGAATTCCTTATGAAATCTCAGCTCAATACA CAACCGAACAGCGTACAGTCATCGCATTCGCTATGAGCGCCTACCACGATAATACCTGCATCCGTTTCGTTCCTCGGACCTGtgaaagaaattatttaacCATTTTGAAAACTGGAGGAGG TTGCTGGGCCATGCTTGGCATGGTAAACACTGGAGCTCAAAAAGTAAGTCTCGATGATGGTTGCATCGCAAGTTGGGCACCAGGAGTAGTTATGCACGAACTAATGCACGCCGCTGGATTCTACCATGAACACACACGCCCAGATCGTGACAACTACGTGACGATCAATTTTAACAATATTCTACCAG GATATGCCTTCAACTTCGACAAAAGAACAGACTCGACGACTCTTGGATTTGAATACGACTATG GCTCTACGATGCATTATCCGCGGGATGCTTTTGCTGTTGACAAAAGTATTTCAACCATCAACGCAATTTTTGGGAATCCAGTTATGGGACAACAAAAAGGATTCAGTCCG ctggaCATCCAAAAACTGAACGCACTATATTGCTCCGCAGCCAATTAA
- the LOC124203812 gene encoding cell wall protein DAN4-like produces the protein MRLSFLAAALLFFIVANHGLDAQWISEVDGRIKQFNASGAPAVGGEFPYMAILRLNGDLCEGTLVGPSHILTAAQCLFDRSTTTNFQVLLNTLTTDGDAGVVNVGVTNFIIHENFNPVTMDNDVAILVLQSPVTDIPTVTLPDIPQPTTTEPTTIPTTTTKTTTTKKPTTTKTTTTKKPTTKTTTKTTTKPTTTTKKPTTKTTTKKPTTKTTTIKPTTKTTTKKPTTKTTTKKPTTKTTTKKPTTKPTTKRTTTKKKTRSLQIPSESMSDLVRFNNFLNGKITNRASSTYADSPAVIIGWGTTISPGGSISNTLLKADVVVQDNAVCSSQYADFVGDNMLCAKFTGSVNPPTENPITTSENPLSPSPSTANPMCSPALSAWATELMPLRNFFNKTPGRVQTRANTCQQGIDIGGPLFVDGVQVGINSVGYNIDCADPSYTGVYTRVTSYLEWIATTMANNM, from the exons ATGcgtctttcttttctg GCCGCAGCTCTGCTTTTCTTCATTGTTGCAAACCATGGTTTGGATGCCCAATGGATTTCCGAAG TGGACGGCCGTATTAAACAATTTAATGCCAGTGGAGCTCCAGCTGTGGGAGGGGAATTTCCGTACATg GCTATTTTGCGGCTGAACGGCGATTTATGTGAAGGAACTTTAGTTGGACCTTCCCACATCTTGACTGCAGCTCAATGTTTATTCGA tCGTTCTACAACCACCAACTTCCAAGTTTTATTAAACACGCTCACAACGGATGGCGACGCAGGAGTCGTCAACGTAGGAGTAACGAATTTTATaattcatgaaaatttcaacCCAGTTACCATG GATAACGACGTGGCCATATTGGTCTTACAATCACCAGTTACAGATATACCAACTGTTACCCTTCCAGATATACCGCAACCGACAACAACAGAACCGACCACAATACCAACTACAACAactaaaacaacaacgaccaaaaaGCCCACAACAACTAAAACCACTACTACAAAGAAACCAACAACCAAAACGACAACTAAGACGACCACAAAACCAACAACCACgaccaaaaaaccaacaacaaagacgacgaccaaaaaaccaacaacaaagacGACGACcataaaaccaacaacaaagacgaccaccaaaaaaccaacaacaaagacgaccaccaaaaaaccaacaacaaagacgacgaccaaaaaaccaacaacaaaacctaCCACAAAACGCACaacaactaaaaagaaaaccagatCTTTACAGATTCCTTCAGAGTCGATGTCTGATTTAGTGcgttttaacaattttttgaatggtAAAATAACTAATCGAGCCTCCAGTACTTATGCTGATAGCCCGGCCGTCATTATCGGATGGGGAACAACAATCTCTCCAG GAGGAAGCATTTCAAATACATTGTTAAAAGCTGACGTCGTAGTGCAGGACAACGCTGTCTGCTCCAGTCAATATGCTGATTTCGTTGGCGATAATATGCTGTGTGCGAAGTTTACAGGATCAGTAAACCCGCCAACGGAAAACCCGATTACTACATCGGAAAACCCTCTATCACCGTCGCCCTCAACGGCCAATCCGATGTGTTCACCAGCTCTCTCGGCCTGGGCGACTGAATTAATGCCactgagaaatttttttaataaaactcCTGGAAGGGTACAGACGAGAGCAAACACTTGCCAGCAG ggTATCGACATTGGCGGTCCGCTTTTCGTTGATGGAGTTCAAGTTGGTATAAATTCTGTTGGCTATAATATTGATTGTGCTGATCCTAGTTATACTGGCGTATACACCCGAGTCACCAGTTACCTTGAGTGGATTGCAACTACAATGGCCAACAATAtgtaa
- the LOC124203827 gene encoding astacin-like translates to MTNTISTILAISGVACFFIGSVTAMPIFKSSLETLIYRASTNFIAGKPLTEELLKRNFSNIGKEIRDEFIPWGKQDPTLHEGDIKLHGDKNAILDTSYRWPKAQIPYEISAEYTSEQRATIAFAMSDYHDNTCIRFVPRTCEKNYLTLFKSGGGCWSFVGLLDQGAQKVSLDDGCVKDWAPGVVTHELMHALGFFHEHTRPDRDTYVKINFDNIDPDQAHNFNKKSESDVTTLGLVYDYGSVMHYDQYGFAIDNNIPTMIPLIGNPTLGNYKGLTSLDIQKLNALYCSAAN, encoded by the exons ATGACCAATACCATTTCAACAATTCTGGCCATTTCCGGAGTGGCGTGTTTCTTTATTGGATCAGTCACAGCTATGCCCATCTTTAAATCTTCGTTGGAAACTCTAATCTATCGG GCCAGCACAAATTTCATCGCTGGGAAACCGCTGACTGAAGAATTgttaaaacgaaatttttccAACATAGGGAAAG AAATAAGAGACGAGTTCATTCCGTGGGGCAAGCAAGATCCCACACTTCACGAAGGTGACATTAAGCTTCATGGGGACAAAAATGCTATCTTGGACACCAGCTACCGTTGGCCCAAAGCACAAATTCCTTATGAAATCTCAGCTGAATACA CAAGCGAACAGCGTGCAACAATCGCCTTTGCTATGAGCGACTACCACGACAATACGTGCATCCGTTTCGTTCCTCGAACCTGcgaaaagaattatttaacCCTTTTCAAATCTGGAGGAGG TTGCTGGAGTTTCGTTGGCTTGCTTGACCAAGGAGCTCAAAAAGTAAGTCTCGATGATGGATGTGTCAAGGATTGGGCGCCAGGAGTAGTCACGCACGAACTAATGCACGCCCTTGGATTCTTCCACGAGCACACACGCCCAGATCGTGACACCTACGTGAAGATTAATTTTGACAACATTGATCCAG ATCAAGCCCACAacttcaacaaaaaatcagAATCGGACGTGACAACTCTTGGACTTGTTTACGACTATG gCTCTGTCATGCATTATGACCAATATGGTTTTGCTATCGACAACAATATTCCTACCATGATTCCACTTATTGGGAACCCAACATTGGGAAACTATAAAGGATTGACTTCG ctggaCATCCAAAAATTGAACGCACTATATTGCTCCGCAGCCAATTAA